A segment of the Candidatus Acetothermia bacterium genome:
AGGCTCCCGGGTGCCCAACCATGGCACTGAAGCACCGAGAGATCACCGAGCAGATCCTCCAGGCCTTCTACAAGGTGTACCACGTCTTGGGCCATGGCTTCCTGGAGAAGGTCTACGAGAACAGCCTGGCGGTTGAGCTCCGCGAACGAGGCCTCGCCGTCCAGCAGCAGGCTCCGATCCGTGTCCTCTACAATGGGCACCCGGTGGGAGAGTACTTCGCCGACCTGCTCGTGGAAGGAGGCGTGATCGCCGAGATCAAGGCTGCTCAGGCGCTGACAGACGAACACTTCGCCCAACTCATCAACTGCCTCAAGGCCACCGGGATCGAGGTCGGCCTGCTCCTCAACTTCGGACCCAAACCTGAAGTCAAGCGCAAGGTCTTCGAGACGGCGGAGAAGAAGGCATCTGGAGAGGAGGCACGCCGCGGCGATCCGCGGACGACAGTCCGCGTGCGAAGTCCGCGGGCTGTTCAAGATCCGGGGGGAGAAGATGGTGCTGACGACACCGATCGCTGAGAAGGACGCCCGGGCGCTCAAGGCTGGGGACGTGATCTACGTTTCCGGGACGATGTTCACCGCCCGGGACGAGGCCCATCGTCTGATGCTTGAGCGGGGGGCGCCGCTGCCGGTAGAGGGGTTGGCCCTGTTCCACTGCGGCCCGGTGGTGCGAGAAACGGACGGCGGCTGGGAAGTGGTCGCGGCCGGGCCGACCACGTCGGCGCGGATGGAGCTCTTTGAGGCCGATTTTCTGCGCAAGTTCCGGACCCGAGTCATCGTGGGCAAGGGCGGCATGGGCGAGAAGACCCTGGCCGCCCTCGGCGAGGTGGGGGCGGTCTACACCCATTTCACCGGCGGGGCCGGGGCGCTTGCTGCCCAAGCCGTCCGCCGGGTCCGGGAGGTCCACTGGCTCGAGGAGCTCGGGATCCCTGAGGCCGTCTGGATTCTAGAGGTAGACCGGTTCGGGCCCCTGGTGGTGGCGATGGACGCCCACGGCCGGTCCCTCTACAAGGACCTCGCGGCCAAGGTTGAGGAGAACATGAAGGGGATCCGCGCCCGCATTCGGGGTTAGGTGGGGGTCATACAAAGGGAGGTGGAGATGAAAGAGCAAAAGCCCAACGTGGAGGAGCTCCTGGCCAAAGCCGGGGAGCCGGGGAGGAAGGCCCCCCCGTGGCACGCGTTCTACCGGGGCAAGGTCGGGGTGACCCTGAAGTGCGCGATCACCGGGTACGACGACTTCGGGATCTGGTACACCCCCGGCGTGGCCCAACCGTGCAAGGAGATCGCCGCCGACCCGGACAAGGTGTTCACGTACACGAACAAGGGGAACTTCGTGGCCGTGGT
Coding sequences within it:
- a CDS encoding FumA C-terminus/TtdB family hydratase beta subunit codes for the protein MVLTTPIAEKDARALKAGDVIYVSGTMFTARDEAHRLMLERGAPLPVEGLALFHCGPVVRETDGGWEVVAAGPTTSARMELFEADFLRKFRTRVIVGKGGMGEKTLAALGEVGAVYTHFTGGAGALAAQAVRRVREVHWLEELGIPEAVWILEVDRFGPLVVAMDAHGRSLYKDLAAKVEENMKGIRARIRG